From Micromonospora echinospora, one genomic window encodes:
- a CDS encoding heavy metal translocating P-type ATPase, whose translation MVHHRSGHGGHDKHAGHDPETFRRRFWLSLALTVPIVATSHMVMDWFGYRLDFPGVGWVGPVLGTVVFAWGGWPFLQGAVREVRDRAPGMMLLIAMAITVAYVASLATSLGAFHLDFWWELAALVTIMLLGHWQEMKAIGQAQGALSALAALLPDDAERLDAQGQPRRVSVAELGVGDVVLVRPGGRVPADGSVVEGGAEMDESMITGESRPVPRSTGDRVVAGTVATDAAIRVRVAAVGEDTALAGIQRLVTQAQQSSGRAQVLADRFAAWLFYVATATAVATVLAWTVLGNPDEAVLRTVTVLVIACPHALGLAIPLVIALSTAVAAKGGILVKDRIALERMRTVDAVLFDKTGTLTRGEHVVTGVAATGTASDHEVLAIAAAVEADSEHPLARAIVAAAAEKGGTRRATGFRSLTGRGVRADVDGATYAVGGPALLRELRATVPDELRHRQDDWSRRGAAVLHLLRLDDDGTTVVGALALEDQVRPEARQAIRELREQGVRKIVMITGDARPVAEAVAADLGFRPGEDEVFAEVLPADKDDAVADLQKRGLRVAMVGDGVNDAPALARADVGIAIGAGTDVAIESAGVVLASSDPRGVTGVIRLSRASYRKMIQNLAWAAGYNVVALPLAAGVLAWAGVTLSPAVGAVLMSASTIVVALNAQLLRRVRLRPAAE comes from the coding sequence ATGGTTCACCACCGCTCCGGACACGGTGGGCACGACAAGCACGCCGGGCACGACCCGGAGACGTTCCGCCGCAGGTTCTGGCTGAGTCTGGCCCTGACGGTTCCGATCGTGGCCACCAGCCACATGGTGATGGACTGGTTCGGCTACCGGCTCGACTTTCCCGGCGTCGGCTGGGTGGGGCCGGTGCTGGGCACGGTGGTGTTCGCCTGGGGCGGGTGGCCGTTCCTGCAGGGCGCGGTCCGGGAGGTCCGGGACCGGGCGCCGGGAATGATGTTGCTGATCGCGATGGCGATCACCGTGGCGTACGTGGCGTCGCTGGCCACCTCGTTGGGCGCGTTCCACCTGGACTTCTGGTGGGAGCTGGCCGCCCTGGTCACGATCATGCTGCTCGGGCACTGGCAGGAGATGAAGGCGATCGGCCAGGCCCAGGGTGCGCTGTCGGCCTTGGCCGCGCTGCTGCCCGACGACGCCGAACGCCTCGACGCGCAGGGCCAGCCGAGGCGGGTGTCCGTCGCCGAGCTGGGGGTCGGGGACGTGGTCCTCGTCCGCCCGGGCGGACGGGTGCCGGCCGACGGCTCGGTCGTCGAGGGTGGCGCCGAGATGGACGAGTCGATGATCACCGGGGAGTCCCGGCCGGTCCCTCGGAGCACCGGCGACCGGGTGGTCGCCGGCACGGTGGCCACCGACGCGGCGATCCGGGTCCGCGTCGCGGCCGTCGGCGAGGACACCGCCCTGGCCGGCATCCAGCGGCTGGTGACGCAGGCGCAGCAGTCCAGCGGTCGGGCGCAGGTGCTCGCTGACCGGTTCGCCGCATGGCTGTTCTACGTCGCCACCGCCACCGCCGTGGCGACCGTGCTGGCCTGGACGGTGCTCGGCAACCCCGACGAGGCCGTCCTGCGCACGGTAACGGTCCTGGTGATCGCGTGCCCGCACGCTCTCGGTCTGGCCATCCCGCTGGTGATCGCGCTGTCCACTGCGGTGGCGGCCAAGGGCGGCATCCTGGTCAAGGACCGGATCGCCCTGGAGCGCATGCGCACCGTCGACGCGGTGCTGTTCGACAAGACCGGCACCCTGACCCGCGGCGAACACGTCGTCACCGGCGTGGCCGCCACCGGCACCGCCAGCGACCACGAGGTCCTGGCCATCGCGGCGGCGGTGGAGGCGGACAGCGAGCATCCCCTGGCCCGCGCGATCGTCGCCGCGGCGGCCGAGAAGGGCGGCACCCGCCGGGCCACCGGATTCCGGTCGCTGACCGGACGCGGTGTGCGCGCCGACGTCGACGGGGCCACCTACGCCGTCGGCGGACCCGCTCTGCTGCGCGAGCTGCGGGCGACCGTCCCCGACGAGCTGCGGCATCGCCAGGACGACTGGTCGCGACGCGGGGCGGCGGTGCTCCACCTGCTGCGCCTCGACGACGACGGGACGACCGTCGTCGGTGCCCTGGCCCTGGAGGACCAGGTCCGCCCCGAGGCCCGGCAGGCCATCAGGGAGCTCCGCGAGCAGGGTGTCCGCAAGATCGTGATGATCACCGGTGACGCCCGACCGGTCGCCGAGGCGGTCGCCGCCGACCTGGGGTTCCGCCCCGGCGAGGACGAGGTGTTCGCCGAGGTGCTGCCCGCCGACAAGGACGACGCCGTCGCGGACCTGCAGAAGCGGGGCCTCCGGGTGGCGATGGTCGGCGACGGCGTCAACGACGCTCCCGCCCTGGCCCGCGCCGACGTCGGCATCGCCATCGGCGCCGGCACCGATGTCGCGATCGAGTCCGCCGGCGTGGTCCTGGCCTCCTCCGACCCGCGCGGGGTCACCGGGGTGATCCGGCTGTCCCGGGCCTCCTACCGCAAGATGATCCAGAACCTGGCCTGGGCCGCCGGCTACAACGTGGTCGCCCTGCCCCTGGCCGCGGGAGTCCTGGCCTGGGCCGGCGTCACGCTCAGCCCGGCGGTCGGGGCGGTGCTGATGTCCGCCTCCACCATCGTCGTCGCGCTCAACGCCCAACTCCTGCGCCGGGTGCGACTGCGCCCGGCGGCCGAGTAG
- a CDS encoding glycoside hydrolase family 43 protein, translating into MKLRALLRAGKGLRCAIAAMASLACAIALLPGTAHADNPIVQHIYTADPAPMVHDGRVYLYTGHDEDGSTYFTMREWRVFSSADMVNWTDHGVPMNLATFAWADANAWAGHVIARNGKFYWYVPVRQRSTGQMVIGVGVADSPTGPFRDALGRPLVGNGEIDPHAFVDGDGQAYLYWGNPNLWYVRLNPDMVSFSGSPTRIPLTTAGFGTRTGNPSRPTLYEEGPWVYQRNGLYYMVFAAECCSEFIAYSTAPSPTGPWTYRGTIMPRQGSSFTNHAGVIDVNGGSYFFYHNGALPGGGGYTRSVALERFTYNANGTFPTINMTTVGASQVGTLNPYVRQEAETIAWGSGIETEPSREGGMNVGWIENGDHIKVKGVAFGTGAASFSARVASATNGGRIEVRLDSAGGPIVGTCAVGGTGGWQNWTTTTCGVSGATGTRDLYLHFAGGSGNLFNVDWWQFGGGRR; encoded by the coding sequence GTGAAGCTACGAGCCCTGCTCCGGGCCGGGAAGGGACTCCGGTGCGCCATCGCCGCGATGGCGAGCCTGGCCTGCGCGATCGCCCTGCTACCGGGCACCGCGCACGCCGACAACCCGATCGTCCAGCACATCTACACCGCCGACCCGGCACCGATGGTGCACGACGGTCGGGTGTACCTCTACACCGGACACGACGAGGACGGCTCCACGTACTTCACCATGCGCGAGTGGCGGGTGTTCTCGTCCGCGGACATGGTGAACTGGACCGACCACGGCGTGCCCATGAACCTGGCCACCTTCGCCTGGGCGGATGCCAACGCGTGGGCCGGCCACGTCATCGCCCGGAACGGAAAGTTCTACTGGTACGTGCCCGTCCGGCAGCGTTCCACGGGGCAGATGGTGATCGGGGTCGGGGTGGCGGACAGCCCGACCGGCCCGTTCCGGGACGCGCTCGGCCGCCCACTGGTCGGCAACGGCGAGATCGACCCGCACGCCTTCGTCGACGGCGACGGGCAGGCGTACCTGTACTGGGGCAACCCGAACCTGTGGTACGTGCGGCTCAACCCCGACATGGTTTCGTTCTCGGGCAGTCCGACCCGGATCCCGCTCACCACCGCCGGGTTCGGCACCCGCACCGGCAATCCCAGCCGCCCCACCCTCTACGAGGAGGGCCCCTGGGTCTACCAGCGCAACGGGCTCTACTACATGGTCTTCGCGGCGGAGTGCTGCTCCGAGTTCATCGCCTACTCGACCGCGCCCAGTCCCACCGGACCCTGGACGTACCGAGGGACGATCATGCCCCGGCAGGGCAGCAGCTTCACCAATCACGCCGGTGTCATCGACGTCAACGGCGGATCGTACTTCTTCTACCACAACGGCGCGCTACCCGGCGGGGGCGGCTACACGCGCTCGGTCGCGCTGGAGAGGTTCACCTACAACGCCAACGGCACCTTCCCCACGATCAACATGACCACCGTGGGCGCTTCCCAGGTCGGCACGCTGAACCCGTACGTCCGGCAGGAAGCCGAGACGATCGCCTGGGGCTCCGGCATCGAGACCGAGCCGTCCCGCGAGGGCGGCATGAACGTCGGCTGGATCGAGAACGGAGACCACATCAAGGTCAAGGGCGTCGCCTTCGGTACCGGCGCCGCCTCCTTCTCCGCACGGGTCGCCTCCGCCACCAACGGCGGCCGGATCGAGGTACGGCTGGACAGCGCGGGCGGCCCGATCGTCGGCACCTGCGCCGTCGGTGGCACCGGCGGCTGGCAGAACTGGACGACCACCACCTGCGGGGTGAGCGGAGCCACGGGTACGCGGGACCTGTACCTGCACTTCGCCGGCGGCAGCGGCAACCTGTTCAACGTCGACTGGTGGCAGTTCGGCGGCGGACGACGGTGA
- the chvE gene encoding multiple monosaccharide ABC transporter substrate-binding protein — protein sequence MRRRILAVLGGAALAISLAACSGEGAGGGADTGGDRAAELTIGVSMPTQTSERWIADGNSVKEKLEAKGYQVDLQYAGDDIPTQSQQVDQMITQGADVLIIAAIDGTALSGQLQAAADAKIPVIAYDRLIRDSPNVDFYVSFDNYKVGVAQANALLVGLGLLDRNGAKGTATGPFEVELFAGSLDDNNAHFFFRGATDTLKPFIDAGTLRVKSGQVKIEQVAILRWQQETAQKRMEDLLTSSYNDGSTVDGVLSPYDGLSRGIITALQNAGYGAAARKMPVVTGQDAEIASAKLINEGVQGSTIFKDTRLLAEQAVVAAEAFLKEKKPEANDTTTYDNGVKVVPSFLLPVQTVYKDDIKPVLIDSGYWTAEEVAAGQAKG from the coding sequence GTGCGCAGACGAATTCTGGCCGTTCTCGGTGGGGCGGCACTCGCCATCAGCCTGGCCGCCTGTAGTGGCGAGGGAGCCGGTGGTGGCGCGGACACCGGCGGGGACCGGGCCGCCGAGCTGACGATCGGCGTCTCGATGCCGACGCAGACCTCGGAGCGGTGGATCGCCGACGGCAACTCGGTGAAGGAGAAGTTGGAGGCGAAGGGGTACCAGGTCGACCTCCAGTACGCCGGGGACGACATCCCGACGCAGTCGCAGCAGGTCGACCAGATGATCACGCAGGGCGCGGACGTGTTGATCATCGCGGCGATCGACGGCACCGCGCTCAGCGGCCAACTCCAGGCGGCGGCGGACGCGAAGATCCCGGTCATCGCGTACGACCGGCTCATCCGGGACAGCCCCAACGTCGACTTCTATGTCAGCTTCGACAACTACAAGGTCGGCGTGGCCCAGGCGAACGCGCTGCTGGTCGGCCTCGGCCTGCTCGACCGAAACGGCGCGAAGGGCACCGCGACCGGGCCGTTCGAGGTGGAGCTGTTCGCCGGCTCGCTGGACGACAACAACGCCCATTTCTTCTTCCGGGGCGCGACCGACACCCTCAAGCCGTTCATCGACGCCGGCACGCTCCGGGTGAAGTCCGGGCAGGTGAAGATCGAGCAGGTGGCCATCCTGCGGTGGCAGCAGGAGACCGCGCAGAAGCGCATGGAGGACCTGCTCACCTCGAGCTACAACGACGGCAGCACGGTCGACGGTGTGCTGTCGCCGTACGACGGCCTGTCGCGCGGCATCATCACCGCCCTGCAGAACGCCGGCTACGGCGCGGCGGCCAGGAAGATGCCCGTGGTCACCGGCCAGGACGCCGAGATCGCCTCGGCCAAGCTCATCAACGAGGGCGTCCAGGGCTCCACCATCTTCAAGGACACCCGCCTGCTGGCCGAGCAGGCCGTGGTGGCGGCCGAGGCGTTCCTGAAGGAGAAGAAGCCGGAAGCCAACGACACCACGACGTACGACAACGGGGTCAAGGTCGTCCCGTCGTTCCTGCTGCCGGTCCAGACCGTCTACAAGGACGACATCAAGCCCGTGTTGATCGACTCCGGTTACTGGACCGCCGAGGAGGTCGCCGCCGGGCAGGCGAAGGGCTGA
- the mmsA gene encoding multiple monosaccharide ABC transporter ATP-binding protein, translating to MRENILEMRDITKTFPGVTALQDVSLAVRRGEIHAICGENGAGKSTLMKVLSGVYPTGDYDGEIVFDGEPVHFRGIRDSESRGIVIIHQELALVPHLSIAENIFLGNERRGFGGLIDWNRTNAEAARLLTAVGLDESPVTPVVGLGVGKQQLVEIAKALSKKVRLLILDEPTAALNDVDSAHLLDLMRRLRDQGLTCIMISHKLGEITSIADSTTVLRDGRTVETLDMRDDTATQERIIRGMVGRDLAAFYPDRVSSPGREVLRVENWSVRHPTQDRLVVDGASLHVRAGEVVGIAGLMGAGRTELAMSVFGRSYGRDVTGRLFVHGREVRARTVAEAIEHGIAYATEDRKRYGLNLIDDIRGNVSAAALGRLARFGWVDGNREIRAAEQGRRDMNIKAPTVMSVVGNLSGGNQQKVVLAKWLFTDPDVLILDEPTRGIDVGAKFEIYTIVNRLVAHGKAVVIISSELPELLGMCDRIYTLAGGRITGELPVGAATQENLMELMTKDRGPVG from the coding sequence ATGCGCGAGAACATCCTCGAGATGCGCGACATCACGAAGACCTTTCCCGGAGTGACGGCGCTCCAGGACGTCTCGCTCGCCGTGCGACGCGGTGAGATCCACGCGATCTGCGGCGAGAACGGCGCCGGAAAGTCCACCCTGATGAAGGTGCTCTCCGGGGTCTACCCCACCGGCGACTACGACGGCGAGATCGTCTTCGACGGCGAGCCGGTCCACTTCCGGGGCATCCGGGACAGCGAGTCGCGCGGCATCGTCATCATCCACCAGGAACTGGCGCTGGTGCCGCACCTGTCCATCGCGGAGAACATCTTCCTCGGCAACGAGCGGCGCGGGTTCGGCGGCCTCATCGACTGGAACCGGACCAACGCCGAGGCCGCCCGCCTGCTCACGGCGGTCGGGCTGGACGAGAGTCCGGTGACCCCGGTGGTCGGGCTCGGCGTCGGCAAGCAGCAGCTGGTGGAGATCGCCAAGGCGTTGTCGAAGAAGGTACGACTGCTGATCCTGGACGAGCCGACCGCCGCGCTCAACGACGTCGACTCGGCGCACCTGCTGGACCTGATGCGCCGGCTCCGGGACCAGGGCCTCACCTGCATCATGATCTCCCACAAGCTCGGCGAGATCACCTCGATCGCCGACTCGACCACGGTGCTCCGGGACGGCCGGACGGTCGAGACGCTCGACATGCGCGACGACACGGCCACCCAGGAGCGGATCATCCGCGGCATGGTCGGCCGGGACCTCGCCGCCTTCTACCCCGACCGGGTGTCCTCCCCGGGCCGGGAGGTGCTCCGCGTCGAGAACTGGTCGGTGCGGCACCCGACCCAGGACCGGCTGGTCGTCGACGGCGCTTCGCTCCACGTACGCGCCGGAGAGGTCGTCGGCATCGCCGGGCTGATGGGCGCCGGACGCACCGAGCTGGCGATGAGCGTGTTCGGCCGCTCGTACGGCCGGGACGTCACCGGCCGGCTGTTCGTGCACGGACGCGAGGTCCGGGCCCGTACGGTGGCCGAGGCGATCGAGCACGGCATCGCGTACGCGACCGAGGACCGGAAGCGCTACGGCCTCAACCTGATCGACGACATCCGGGGCAACGTCTCGGCTGCGGCGCTGGGCCGGCTCGCCAGGTTCGGCTGGGTGGACGGCAACCGGGAGATCAGGGCCGCCGAGCAGGGCCGGCGTGACATGAACATCAAAGCCCCGACGGTGATGTCGGTGGTCGGCAATCTCTCCGGCGGCAACCAGCAGAAGGTCGTCCTGGCGAAGTGGCTCTTCACCGACCCGGACGTGCTGATCCTGGACGAGCCGACCCGGGGCATCGACGTCGGCGCGAAGTTCGAGATCTACACGATCGTCAACCGGTTGGTTGCCCACGGCAAGGCCGTCGTCATCATCTCCTCCGAGCTGCCCGAACTGCTCGGCATGTGCGACCGCATCTACACCCTCGCGGGCGGCCGGATCACCGGCGAGCTGCCGGTGGGCGCGGCCACCCAGGAGAACCTCATGGAACTCATGACGAAGGACAGGGGTCCTGTCGGATGA
- the mmsB gene encoding multiple monosaccharide ABC transporter permease — protein sequence MTSTKPPTTPKSGASHAAPAAALHTGTSDPRTLFLGNLRQSGIYVALVVIVALFAVLTDGVSLSPGNITNIVLQYSYILVLAIGMVIVIIGGHIDLSVGSVVALTGAVSAVLVIREGLPWWVGILAALAVGVAVGAWHGLWVAYAGIPAFIVTLAGMLLFRGLTLRVLDNVSLSPFPAEYQRLAAGFLNGLLGGEGFDAFTLFIGAFAVTGYAVSVFRTRVARVRYEQPVESFPLFVARVALVGAVVMYFAWQLAHARGLPIVLIVLAVLVLVYGLLTRRTVFGRQVYAIGGNLPAAMLSGVRVKAVNFWVFVNMGFLSAVAGVIYSSRSNGAQPAAGNMFELDAIAAAFIGGAAVTGGVGTVVGAMVGGLIMAVMSNGMQLMGVDQSVQSVVKGLVLLVAVAFDVYHKRRAAGGR from the coding sequence ATGACCAGCACGAAGCCCCCCACCACACCGAAGAGCGGCGCGTCCCACGCGGCCCCCGCCGCCGCCCTGCACACCGGCACCAGCGATCCGCGGACGCTGTTCCTGGGCAACCTGCGGCAGAGTGGCATCTACGTCGCCCTCGTGGTGATCGTCGCGCTGTTCGCGGTCCTCACCGACGGCGTCTCGCTGAGCCCGGGCAACATCACCAACATCGTCCTCCAGTACTCCTACATCCTGGTGCTCGCCATCGGCATGGTCATCGTGATCATCGGTGGGCACATCGACCTCTCCGTGGGATCGGTGGTGGCGCTCACCGGCGCGGTCTCCGCCGTGCTCGTCATCCGGGAGGGCCTGCCCTGGTGGGTCGGCATCCTCGCCGCGCTCGCCGTGGGGGTCGCGGTCGGCGCGTGGCACGGTCTCTGGGTCGCGTACGCCGGGATCCCGGCCTTCATCGTCACGCTGGCCGGCATGCTGCTGTTCCGCGGCCTCACCCTGCGGGTGCTGGACAACGTCTCGCTGTCGCCGTTTCCGGCCGAGTACCAGCGGCTTGCCGCCGGCTTCCTCAACGGGCTGCTCGGCGGGGAGGGGTTCGACGCGTTCACGCTCTTCATCGGCGCGTTCGCGGTGACCGGATACGCGGTGAGCGTGTTCCGGACCCGGGTGGCGCGCGTCCGCTACGAGCAGCCCGTCGAGTCCTTCCCGCTGTTCGTCGCGCGAGTGGCCCTCGTCGGCGCCGTCGTCATGTACTTCGCCTGGCAGTTGGCCCACGCGCGGGGCCTGCCGATCGTGCTGATCGTGCTGGCCGTGCTGGTGCTGGTCTACGGCCTGCTCACCCGGCGTACCGTCTTCGGTCGTCAGGTCTACGCGATCGGCGGCAACCTCCCGGCGGCGATGCTGTCCGGGGTCCGGGTGAAGGCGGTCAACTTCTGGGTCTTCGTCAACATGGGCTTCCTGTCCGCCGTCGCGGGGGTCATCTACTCGTCGCGCTCCAACGGCGCGCAGCCCGCCGCCGGCAACATGTTCGAACTGGACGCGATCGCGGCGGCGTTCATCGGCGGCGCGGCGGTCACCGGCGGTGTCGGCACGGTCGTCGGCGCGATGGTGGGTGGTCTGATCATGGCGGTGATGAGCAACGGTATGCAGCTCATGGGCGTCGACCAGTCGGTGCAGTCGGTGGTCAAGGGCCTGGTGCTCCTGGTCGCCGTGGCGTTCGACGTCTACCACAAGCGACGCGCCGCCGGCGGTCGCTGA
- a CDS encoding glycoside hydrolase family 27 protein, protein MRRAKRWLTAVLGVLTLTLAASVADGVIAPRPAQALDNGVARTPPMGWNTWNTFGCNINETLIRQMADSIVNNGLRDLGYKYVVVDDCWFDPNRDAQGNLQAHPQRFPSGMKALGDYLHSRGLLFGIYQSPLDQTCAQYFDAFPGSTGSLGHEYQDARQFAAWGVDYLKYDWCSPTGTIDDQVARFGIMRDALAATGRPIVYSINPNSIHEKTGPQRNWSDVANLWRTTEDITNAWDTGQTNGYPMGIQNIVNVNVPLAGYAAPGGFTDPDMLEVGNGGMTDTEMRSHFALWSIMAAPLMMGNDLRSANAATLTILKNQNLVAINQDPLGRQAVQVSHDGTRRVLAKRLANGDVAVALFNQGGTATTVSTTAAAIGKTGGPFTLRDAWTNATSTTTGTISASVPAHGTVVYRVSGGGTTDPPPPTTFRLRSESAGRCLDLDNGNTANGTGTLIWDCHGNPNQQISQTGQTLRILGKCLDVPTNAANGTRVQIWDCNGGTNQQWTVNGNGTVSNIRFPSLCLDVDNGGTANGTAVLVWSCHGNANQRWSRV, encoded by the coding sequence ATGCGCAGAGCGAAGAGATGGCTGACCGCCGTCCTGGGCGTCCTGACGCTGACGCTCGCGGCGAGCGTCGCCGACGGGGTCATCGCGCCCCGTCCGGCCCAGGCGCTCGACAACGGCGTCGCCCGTACCCCGCCGATGGGCTGGAACACCTGGAACACGTTCGGTTGCAACATCAACGAGACCCTGATCCGCCAGATGGCCGACTCGATCGTGAACAACGGCCTGCGGGACCTCGGGTACAAGTACGTCGTCGTCGACGACTGCTGGTTCGACCCGAACCGGGACGCGCAGGGCAACCTCCAGGCCCACCCGCAGCGGTTCCCGAGCGGCATGAAGGCGCTCGGGGACTACCTGCACTCGCGGGGTCTGCTGTTCGGCATCTACCAGTCACCGCTGGACCAGACCTGCGCCCAGTACTTCGACGCCTTCCCCGGCTCCACCGGCAGCCTCGGGCACGAGTACCAGGACGCCCGGCAGTTCGCCGCCTGGGGCGTGGACTACCTGAAGTACGACTGGTGCTCCCCCACCGGCACCATCGACGACCAGGTGGCGCGGTTCGGCATCATGCGCGACGCGCTGGCCGCCACCGGACGGCCGATCGTCTACAGCATCAACCCGAACAGCATCCACGAGAAGACCGGGCCACAACGCAACTGGAGCGACGTGGCGAACCTGTGGCGGACCACCGAGGACATCACCAACGCGTGGGACACCGGCCAGACCAACGGGTACCCGATGGGGATCCAGAACATCGTCAACGTCAACGTGCCGCTGGCCGGCTACGCCGCGCCCGGCGGGTTCACCGACCCGGACATGCTGGAGGTCGGCAACGGCGGGATGACCGACACCGAGATGCGCAGCCACTTCGCGCTGTGGTCGATCATGGCGGCGCCACTCATGATGGGCAACGACCTGCGCTCGGCGAACGCCGCGACGCTGACAATCCTGAAGAACCAGAACCTCGTCGCCATCAACCAGGACCCGCTCGGGCGCCAGGCCGTCCAGGTCTCCCACGACGGCACCCGGCGGGTCCTGGCCAAGCGGCTGGCCAACGGCGACGTCGCGGTGGCGCTGTTCAACCAGGGCGGCACCGCCACCACGGTCTCCACCACGGCGGCGGCGATCGGCAAGACCGGCGGCCCGTTCACCCTGCGGGACGCGTGGACCAACGCCACCTCCACCACGACCGGGACCATCTCGGCGAGTGTGCCGGCGCACGGCACGGTGGTGTACCGGGTCAGCGGCGGCGGCACCACCGACCCGCCGCCGCCCACCACGTTCCGGCTCCGCAGCGAGTCGGCCGGGCGGTGTCTCGACCTCGACAACGGCAACACCGCCAACGGCACCGGGACGCTGATCTGGGACTGCCACGGCAACCCCAACCAGCAGATCAGCCAGACCGGGCAGACCCTACGGATCCTCGGCAAGTGCCTGGACGTCCCCACCAACGCGGCCAACGGGACCCGGGTGCAGATCTGGGACTGCAACGGCGGCACCAACCAGCAGTGGACGGTCAACGGCAACGGCACGGTCAGCAACATCCGCTTCCCGTCCCTCTGTCTGGACGTCGACAATGGCGGCACGGCCAACGGGACGGCGGTGCTCGTCTGGTCCTGCCACGGCAACGCCAACCAACGGTGGAGCCGGGTGTGA
- a CDS encoding endo-1,4-beta-xylanase, producing MAFVAPAPAEAASTLGASAAEKGRYFGTAVAAHKLSDSQYVGILNREFNSVTAENEMKWDATEPSQGRFSYTNADRIVNHARANGMSIRGHALLWHAQQPGWAQNMSGSALRSAAINHVTQVASYYRGRIHSWDVVNEAFADGSSGGRRDSNLQRTGNDWIEAAFRAARAADPNAKLCYNDYNTDGVNAKSTGIYNMVRDFKARGVPIDCVGFQSHLTNSVPGDYQANLQRFADLGVDVQITELDIAGTNQAAVYDTVTRACLAVARCTGITVWGIRDSDSWRTGANPLLFDNNGNKKPAYTAVLNALNAGSNPGGPVQPGAWYVLVNRNSGKALDVYNLATNDGARIVQWARNDGNQQQWQFVDSGGGYYRLRSRLSGKVLDVYNFSTANGANIVQWTDGNGSNQQFRLADSDGGHVRLINRNSNKAVEVQGASTADGGSIVQYDDWNGTNQQWRLIRVG from the coding sequence ATGGCGTTCGTCGCTCCGGCCCCCGCCGAAGCGGCCAGCACCCTCGGCGCCTCGGCCGCGGAGAAGGGCCGCTACTTCGGCACGGCCGTGGCGGCGCACAAGCTCTCCGACAGCCAGTACGTCGGCATCCTCAACCGCGAGTTCAACTCGGTGACCGCCGAGAACGAGATGAAGTGGGACGCCACCGAGCCCTCACAGGGCCGGTTCTCCTACACCAACGCGGACCGCATCGTGAACCACGCCCGCGCCAACGGGATGAGCATCCGTGGTCACGCCCTGCTCTGGCACGCCCAGCAACCGGGGTGGGCCCAGAACATGTCCGGCTCCGCCCTGCGCAGCGCCGCCATCAACCACGTCACCCAGGTCGCCAGCTACTACCGGGGGAGGATCCACTCCTGGGACGTGGTGAACGAGGCGTTCGCCGACGGCAGCAGCGGCGGTCGGCGTGACTCCAACCTCCAGCGCACCGGCAACGACTGGATCGAGGCGGCGTTCCGGGCCGCCCGGGCCGCCGACCCGAACGCCAAACTTTGCTACAACGACTACAACACCGACGGGGTCAACGCGAAGTCGACCGGCATCTACAACATGGTGCGCGACTTCAAGGCCCGTGGCGTACCCATCGACTGCGTGGGTTTCCAGTCCCACCTGACGAACTCGGTGCCCGGTGACTACCAGGCCAACCTGCAGCGCTTCGCCGACCTCGGCGTCGACGTGCAGATCACCGAACTGGACATCGCCGGCACCAACCAGGCCGCCGTCTACGACACCGTCACCCGTGCCTGCCTGGCCGTGGCCCGCTGCACCGGCATCACCGTGTGGGGCATCCGGGACAGCGACTCCTGGCGCACCGGCGCGAACCCGCTGCTGTTCGACAACAACGGCAACAAGAAGCCCGCGTACACCGCCGTGCTGAACGCCCTGAACGCCGGCAGCAACCCGGGCGGCCCGGTCCAACCGGGTGCGTGGTACGTGCTGGTGAACCGGAACAGCGGCAAGGCCCTGGACGTGTACAACCTGGCCACGAACGACGGTGCGCGCATCGTGCAGTGGGCCCGTAACGACGGCAACCAGCAGCAGTGGCAGTTCGTGGACTCCGGTGGCGGCTACTACCGGCTGCGGTCCCGGCTGTCGGGCAAGGTCCTGGACGTCTACAACTTCTCCACCGCCAACGGGGCCAACATCGTGCAGTGGACCGACGGCAACGGTTCCAACCAGCAGTTCCGGTTGGCCGACTCCGACGGTGGCCACGTCCGTCTGATCAACCGCAACAGCAACAAGGCGGTGGAGGTACAGGGCGCCTCGACCGCCGACGGGGGCAGCATCGTGCAGTACGACGACTGGAACGGCACCAACCAGCAGTGGCGACTCATCCGCGTCGGCTGA